A region from the Diorhabda sublineata isolate icDioSubl1.1 chromosome X, icDioSubl1.1, whole genome shotgun sequence genome encodes:
- the LOC130451843 gene encoding monocarboxylate transporter 13, with amino-acid sequence MPTRSEYSEKEACEPLVIKTGSLSTTKIEDSSCKPIDNVRRNKSVILLEHKKNDKNMVKWKLVPPDGGWGWLVLFGATMVNILVPGTIKSFGVLFVEFLEAFDSTTAEGMWIPALCYFLYSSLGPVSSILSVRYSYRLVTILGGICAAGGMILSFWASSVYFLYASYGVLVGIGAGLSFPPTVYIVCSYFLKLRGVANGICISGSAFGSIIIPPILRILLVTYGYRGAVLLMGGLTLNVFVAALFYDRVEKHMKKEQVTSDEENEEKRAKFTISNNESLTSLHNTPQNDSFLEHIEKATENFNRSASSVAMQNIQPQQRERKVSMPQSRQEILKAKAKESMNSNSTLHPVSEKGNSTAMDFYSQTRLPSSRRRSIAPPRSTSTSSFQYVSTPYHGSTLTLQPEIFASSFSLRSNKSKTILEEEVQKPQLLDLSLLKDPIYLIILISNATNAISYTNFIILLPSYAKSLGFDKDQGAMLLSIVSAFDLVGRIGGSALSDLTSFPKCYYFVGGLLLSGISLSLLPLFINYWIIAAFSAIFGLASGTYVGITAIVMADMLGSERLQSTYGMGLFVNGILQLIGPPLCGLWYSQVNSFVSLFICLGIALTAGASLWSIIPCIGEKK; translated from the exons GTGTTATCTTGTTAGAACATAAAAAGAATGATAAAAACATGGTGAAATGGAAATTGGTACCACCTGATGGCGGATGGGGGTGGTTGGTGCTATTCGGAGCCACGATGGTCAACATTTTGGTGCCAGGCACTATCAAATCTTTTGGAGTTCTCTTTGTTGAATTCTTGGAAGCATTCGATTCAACCACAGCAGAAGGAATGTGGATACCAGCTCTGTgttattttttgtatagttCTTTAG GTCCAGTTTCGAGTATACTTTCAGTAAGATATTCTTACAGATTAGTAACAATTCTAGGAGGTATTTGTGCTGCTGGAGGAATGATACTAAGTTTTTGGGCCAGCTCTGTATATTTTCTTTATGCAAGCTATGGCGTTTTAGTAGGAATTGGTGCAGGATTGTCATTTCCACCAACTGTTTATATAGTCTGCAGCTACTTTCTCAAATTGAGAGGAGTAGCTAATGGAATATGTATTTCTGGATCTGCATTTGGATCGATTATAATTCCTCCTATACTTCGTATATTGCTAGTTACATACGGATACAGAGGTGCTGTGCTACTCATGGGCGGACTTACTTTGAACGTTTTTGTAGCTGCATTGTTTTATGATAGAGTAGAAAAGCACATGAAAAAAGAACAAGTTACTTCAGATgaagaaaatgaggaaaaaagaGCCAAGTTTACTATAAGTAATAACGAGAGTTTAACATCTCTCCACAATACACCTCAAAACGATTCATTTTTGGAGCATATAGAAAAGGCAACCGAAAATTTTAATCGCAGCGCATCAAGTGTAGCTATGCAAAATATACAACCTCAACAAAGAGAAAGAAAGGTGAGCATGCCTCAAAGTCGACAAGAAATACTCAAAGCAAAAGCTAAAGAAAGTATGAACAGTAATTCCACACTACATCCTGTATCAGAGAAAGGTAATAGTACAGCGATGGATTTTTACTCCCAAACTCGTCTTCCAAGTAGTAGGCGTAGATCTATCGCCCCTCCCAGAAGTACTTCAACTAGCTCTTTCCAATATGTTAGTACTCCTTATCACGGAAGTACTTTAACCTTACAGCCCGAAATTTTTGCAAGTTCTTTTAGCTTACGTTCCAATAAATCCAAAACTATTCTTGAAGAAGAGGTTCAAAAACCCCAGTTACTAGATTTAAGTCTTCTCAAAGAtcctatttatttaattattttaatttccaatGCGACAAATGCTATTAGTTATACTAACTTCATTATATTGCTTCCATCTTATGCCAAATCTTTAGGTTTTGACAAAGACCAAGGTGCTATGCTGCTATCAATAGTATCGGCATTTGATTTAGTTGGTCGAATAGGTGGTTCGGCTTTATCTGATTTAACTTCATTTCCTAAATGTTACTATTTTGTCGGTGGACTTTTATTATCTGGCATTTCTCTAAGTTTATTGCCACTTTTTATCAACTATTGGATAATTGCAGCCTTTTCTGCTATTTTTGGTCTAGCATCTGGTACATACGTGGGTATTACAGCTATTGTTATGGCTGATATGCTAGGATCAGAAAGATTGCAGTCAACTTATGGTATGGGGCTGTTTGTCAACGGTATTTTGCAATTAATAGGTCCCCCACTGTGTGGATTGTGGTACTCTCAAGTTAATTCATTTGTATCACTTTTCATTTGTCTAGGCATTGCTCTAACTGCTGGTGCAAGTTTATGGAGTATTATTCCTTGtattggagaaaaaaaataa